In Pseudothermotoga sp., a genomic segment contains:
- a CDS encoding methyltransferase domain-containing protein: MDWQSYLARQISSMGHFPERVIEAFTKVPRELFSEYYYPLEIVYSDDVIVTSKNGSEYTTSSQPSLMALFMTSVGLKQGSKVLEIGSGTGYNACVMAHVVGRDGLVVGIEFNRRFFEKAVESASKLGLDNVIFVNDDGYYGFEKFAPYDAVVVTVAVERISPRWIDQIKLGGKIVAPIHIYTVERQPAFVFEKAESIMAKHLVETRFIKAKGLLGNLNEINLKKLERLESLYTKPTSFLELHSSQYEAISVFHLASWALCEKNGFIYLVEDEGFARWKGGWEIFGKSNLTRQIAENWSNTCFTPMTLLTFIYDHGMNFERLERWDEP; this comes from the coding sequence ATGGATTGGCAAAGTTACCTTGCAAGACAAATCTCTTCCATGGGACACTTCCCAGAACGCGTGATCGAAGCGTTCACCAAAGTGCCACGCGAATTGTTCAGTGAATATTATTATCCCCTAGAGATCGTCTACTCAGATGATGTGATAGTGACTTCGAAGAATGGGAGCGAATATACCACTTCGAGCCAACCTTCACTCATGGCCCTCTTTATGACTTCTGTCGGTTTGAAACAAGGATCCAAAGTTCTCGAGATAGGTTCTGGCACGGGTTACAACGCTTGTGTCATGGCACATGTAGTTGGAAGAGATGGCCTTGTGGTGGGGATCGAATTCAATAGGCGCTTCTTTGAGAAAGCAGTCGAAAGCGCTTCAAAACTTGGTCTTGATAACGTTATTTTCGTGAATGATGATGGGTACTATGGCTTTGAAAAGTTCGCACCTTACGACGCTGTAGTGGTCACGGTTGCTGTAGAGAGGATATCGCCACGATGGATAGATCAAATCAAGCTGGGAGGGAAGATAGTCGCTCCCATACACATATACACCGTTGAAAGGCAACCTGCATTCGTGTTCGAAAAAGCAGAAAGCATCATGGCGAAGCACCTTGTGGAGACCAGATTCATAAAAGCGAAAGGATTACTTGGAAACCTCAATGAGATCAACCTGAAGAAGCTCGAAAGGCTCGAAAGTCTGTACACCAAACCAACGAGCTTTTTGGAATTACACTCGAGTCAGTACGAAGCTATAAGTGTTTTCCACCTCGCGAGCTGGGCACTGTGTGAGAAGAACGGCTTCATCTATCTTGTAGAAGACGAAGGCTTCGCACGGTGGAAAGGTGGCTGGGAGATTTTTGGAAAATCAAATTTGACAAGACAAATTGCTGAAAATTGGTCTAATACCTGCTTTACCCCCATGACGCTTTTAACTTTCATCTACGACCATGGAATGAATTTCGAAAGACTAGAAAGGTGGGATGAACCGTGA
- the hydF gene encoding [FeFe] hydrogenase H-cluster maturation GTPase HydF yields MNVPHAGFRKYIAIVGRRNVGKSSLINAIVGQDVAIVSEVPGTTTDPVYKTLELHPLGPVTFIDTPGIDDEGFLGEKRVERAKRSLYRADAAILVVDDQPTEHEHFAVELLKQLEIPFVIAVNKVDLKNKVASLYEGFCVPIVEVSAKERRNIQTLIDSLSKVLPNEESSTMVAHLMGDHKTVVLVVPIDTAAPKGRLIMPQVEAIREIIDHAGTAVVTRDTELINALEKLNFKVDLVVTDSQAIMRVEKVVPRNIPLTTFSILESVSKGDLRQFLEGLEALERLKDGDTVAVVEACSHVPTCDDIGRVKIPRWIKEKLGLDLNYKFFAGKEFPDLEELSNCKLMIHCGGCVLNKSAFMRRMKLAKRLTLPVVNYGMLISRLHNVLDRVLEPILRKQV; encoded by the coding sequence ATGAACGTTCCTCATGCGGGCTTTAGGAAGTACATAGCCATTGTGGGAAGGCGAAACGTTGGCAAATCTTCCCTGATCAACGCTATCGTCGGCCAAGATGTGGCGATCGTCAGTGAGGTGCCTGGTACTACGACAGATCCAGTGTACAAAACGCTTGAATTGCATCCGCTTGGCCCAGTAACATTCATAGACACACCGGGAATTGACGATGAGGGTTTCTTAGGTGAGAAAAGGGTTGAGAGAGCAAAAAGATCTCTGTATCGTGCGGATGCAGCGATCCTCGTTGTCGATGATCAACCAACTGAGCATGAACATTTCGCTGTAGAGCTGTTGAAACAGCTTGAAATACCATTTGTTATAGCTGTCAACAAAGTTGATTTGAAGAACAAAGTAGCGAGTTTATATGAGGGTTTTTGTGTTCCCATTGTCGAGGTTTCAGCCAAAGAGAGGAGAAACATACAAACTTTAATCGATTCACTCAGCAAAGTCTTACCGAATGAGGAATCCAGCACGATGGTTGCCCATTTGATGGGGGATCACAAAACCGTGGTTCTCGTCGTGCCTATAGATACGGCGGCACCCAAAGGCAGGCTCATCATGCCGCAGGTTGAAGCGATAAGAGAGATAATTGATCACGCCGGTACAGCTGTCGTCACAAGAGATACAGAACTTATAAATGCTTTGGAAAAGTTGAACTTCAAAGTCGATTTAGTTGTGACCGATTCTCAAGCGATCATGAGAGTGGAAAAAGTCGTACCAAGAAACATACCCTTGACCACTTTCTCCATCCTCGAATCTGTTAGTAAAGGCGATTTGAGACAATTCCTGGAGGGGTTAGAGGCGCTTGAAAGATTGAAAGATGGGGATACTGTAGCGGTGGTGGAAGCTTGCTCGCATGTTCCAACGTGTGATGATATAGGAAGGGTGAAAATACCAAGATGGATCAAGGAAAAGTTGGGACTCGACCTTAACTACAAGTTCTTCGCTGGAAAGGAATTTCCCGATCTCGAGGAACTTTCAAACTGCAAGTTGATGATCCATTGTGGTGGATGTGTACTGAATAAATCTGCGTTCATGAGGCGCATGAAGTTGGCGAAAAGATTAACTTTACCCGTTGTGAACTACGGTATGTTGATATCTCGCCTTCACAATGTCTTGGACAGAGTCCTGGAACCTATCCTTAGGAAGCAAGTATAG
- the lon gene encoding endopeptidase La, producing the protein MPLIKLVNGPVIFPQTMVPVHITSDEILTALEASVESYDKYIFAIFHDENFANDQKASLNIGTVCNILQAVQLPDGSFRVLLEGKIRARIKNLIQGQSTLVEVNLLKSKYKKTKKIEALMRTVRDNFLKYAHYTQRYSPEMIESILRVDDADKFSDLVASLIMITNEQKQQLLDETHPSKRLEKILEILIRENELLEIERELDSKVRKRIEETQKEFFLREKLKAISEELGEKENEAVQFRQKIASLKLPPHVEQKALIEIQRLERMSPYSAEATVVRTYLDWILNLPWQTTTEESDDLSHAKLVLEKSHFGLKEAKQRILEFLAVRKRSKNIRAPILCLIGPPGVGKTSLARAVAQALNRRFVRMSLGGLRDEAEIKGHRRTYIGAMPGRIMQLIRSAQCKNPVMLLDEIDKLAVSFQGDPAAALLEVLDPEQNKEFVDHYIELPFDLSQVLFITTANVAHTIPPALLDRMEVIEIESYTEQEKFIIAKNHILPKILKEHALDNDVFSISDTAIVKIIRSYTREAGVRQLTRNLEKIIRSAILSLEERQKKFSVGVRTLKNILGPERNGNFELLLEPEVGAVQGLAWTEYGGTVVLVECALLPGKGELILTGRLGETMRESARIALSVARAFCGWEKKDSFELNDIHINVPEGAVPKDGPSAGVTMAVAIISSALGKKVRNDTAMTGEITLRGKVLTVGGIKEKILAAHRYHIKRILIPKTNEKELLKLPKEVLNDLEILLIDNIEQAVRESCL; encoded by the coding sequence ATGCCTCTCATCAAGCTCGTCAATGGTCCTGTCATATTCCCACAAACGATGGTACCAGTTCATATCACTTCCGATGAAATTTTGACGGCACTCGAAGCTTCTGTTGAGTCTTATGACAAATACATCTTTGCAATTTTTCACGACGAAAATTTCGCAAACGACCAGAAGGCATCGTTGAATATAGGTACAGTATGTAACATCCTGCAAGCCGTTCAACTCCCAGACGGGAGTTTCAGGGTGTTGCTTGAAGGTAAAATACGCGCGAGAATAAAAAATCTCATTCAAGGACAATCAACTCTGGTTGAAGTGAACCTGCTGAAATCCAAATACAAAAAGACTAAGAAGATCGAAGCACTCATGAGAACCGTTCGTGACAATTTCCTTAAATACGCTCACTATACACAGAGATATTCTCCTGAGATGATAGAAAGCATTCTACGCGTAGACGATGCAGATAAGTTCTCAGATTTGGTAGCTTCTCTCATAATGATCACTAACGAGCAAAAACAGCAGCTACTGGATGAAACCCATCCTTCCAAAAGGCTTGAAAAAATCTTGGAGATCTTGATACGAGAAAATGAGCTTCTCGAAATAGAACGAGAGCTCGACAGTAAAGTCAGAAAAAGAATAGAAGAAACTCAAAAAGAGTTCTTCCTGAGAGAAAAATTGAAAGCCATAAGTGAAGAGCTAGGTGAGAAAGAAAATGAAGCAGTACAATTTAGGCAAAAGATAGCTTCACTCAAACTTCCCCCACACGTCGAGCAGAAGGCTCTCATTGAAATTCAAAGGCTGGAAAGAATGTCACCTTATTCAGCCGAAGCAACGGTAGTGAGGACTTACTTGGACTGGATCCTGAACCTCCCATGGCAAACCACGACTGAGGAAAGTGACGATCTATCCCATGCCAAACTCGTGCTTGAGAAGAGTCATTTTGGCTTGAAGGAAGCAAAGCAAAGAATTCTTGAATTTCTCGCAGTCAGAAAACGAAGCAAAAATATCAGAGCACCGATACTGTGTTTGATTGGTCCACCTGGAGTTGGCAAAACTTCTCTTGCTCGTGCCGTAGCACAAGCACTCAACAGAAGGTTCGTTAGAATGTCTCTAGGAGGATTGAGAGACGAAGCAGAGATCAAAGGGCACAGAAGAACGTACATTGGGGCAATGCCTGGTAGGATCATGCAACTCATTAGATCTGCACAATGTAAAAACCCTGTCATGCTCCTGGATGAAATAGACAAACTCGCCGTGAGTTTTCAAGGCGATCCAGCAGCTGCACTGTTAGAAGTTCTCGATCCTGAGCAGAATAAAGAATTTGTCGATCACTACATAGAACTTCCTTTTGATCTTTCACAAGTTCTCTTTATAACGACAGCAAACGTCGCTCACACGATTCCACCAGCACTCTTAGATAGAATGGAGGTCATAGAAATAGAAAGCTACACTGAACAGGAAAAATTCATTATAGCGAAGAATCATATCTTACCAAAGATTCTGAAAGAGCACGCACTCGATAATGATGTTTTCTCCATCAGTGATACCGCGATAGTGAAGATCATAAGATCATACACACGAGAGGCTGGTGTTAGACAATTAACAAGGAATTTAGAGAAAATAATTCGTTCAGCCATACTCAGTCTCGAAGAAAGGCAAAAAAAGTTTTCTGTGGGTGTTCGCACGTTAAAAAACATACTTGGTCCTGAGAGGAACGGAAATTTTGAACTGCTCCTCGAACCAGAGGTAGGGGCCGTTCAAGGTTTGGCTTGGACGGAGTACGGAGGAACCGTTGTTCTAGTGGAATGTGCTTTACTACCAGGTAAAGGGGAACTGATACTCACTGGTAGGCTTGGAGAAACTATGAGAGAGTCCGCTAGAATAGCGCTGAGTGTGGCGAGAGCCTTTTGTGGTTGGGAAAAGAAAGATTCGTTCGAGCTCAACGACATTCACATAAATGTACCCGAGGGGGCCGTTCCAAAGGATGGTCCGTCGGCTGGCGTGACGATGGCAGTCGCCATCATCTCAAGCGCGCTTGGAAAGAAAGTAAGGAACGACACTGCCATGACTGGAGAAATCACCCTGCGTGGCAAGGTATTGACCGTCGGTGGTATTAAAGAAAAAATCCTTGCGGCTCACAGATACCACATCAAACGAATTTTGATACCAAAAACCAACGAGAAAGAATTGCTAAAACTTCCAAAGGAAGTGTTGAATGACCTTGAAATATTGCTGATAGACAACATAGAACAAGCGGTGAGAGAATCATGTTTATAA
- the hydG gene encoding [FeFe] hydrogenase H-cluster radical SAM maturase HydG, translated as MFTLLKKIKEEESFIPHQKIEELLEKTRNPENKKVEIIVNKALQKERLSPEETAVLLNADKPEQVDLIVNAARRLKEEIYGNRIVLFAPLYIGNWCVNNCQYCGFRTENTAVVRKTLSDEELEAELYALTSKGHKRLIVVFGEHPMYSPKFIARTIERIYSYKNGTGQIRRVNVNAAPQTVEGYKIIKEVGIGTFQIFQETYHLPTYKKLHPSGPKSSYVYRLFGLDRAMVAGIDDVGIGALFGLYDWKFEVMGLMYHTKHLEERFGVGPHTISFPRVEPAFNTPLAETPPHPVSDEAFKRVIAIIRLSVPYTGLILTARERPEVRREGLKLGVSQIDAGSSIGVGSYSQQDPEIVKKSQFILGDTRSLDEVIKELSQNGHIPSFCTACYRAGRTGQHFMEFAIPGFVREFCTPNAILTFKEYLLDYASEETKKIGEELIKNELDRMPPERKKILEKLLVRLETGERDVRL; from the coding sequence ATGTTCACGCTGTTGAAAAAGATCAAGGAAGAAGAATCTTTTATACCTCATCAGAAGATAGAAGAATTGCTTGAGAAAACAAGAAATCCTGAGAACAAGAAGGTTGAAATCATTGTCAACAAAGCTCTGCAGAAAGAAAGGCTCAGTCCTGAAGAAACAGCAGTTTTGTTGAATGCAGATAAGCCAGAACAAGTGGATCTCATAGTGAATGCCGCTCGAAGGTTGAAAGAAGAAATCTATGGTAATAGAATTGTACTTTTCGCGCCCTTGTACATCGGTAATTGGTGTGTAAACAACTGTCAGTACTGTGGATTCAGAACGGAGAACACGGCTGTTGTGAGGAAAACTTTAAGCGATGAAGAACTTGAAGCCGAGCTTTACGCACTCACTTCGAAGGGTCATAAAAGATTGATAGTGGTCTTTGGAGAGCATCCTATGTACTCGCCGAAGTTCATAGCTAGAACTATAGAGAGGATCTACAGCTACAAAAACGGTACAGGTCAGATAAGACGTGTGAATGTGAACGCAGCTCCACAAACGGTGGAAGGGTACAAGATCATTAAAGAAGTTGGCATTGGAACCTTTCAAATTTTTCAAGAGACGTACCATCTTCCGACGTACAAAAAGTTGCATCCAAGCGGTCCGAAATCTTCATACGTTTACAGGTTGTTTGGTTTGGACAGAGCGATGGTTGCTGGGATAGACGATGTAGGTATAGGAGCTCTGTTTGGCCTGTACGATTGGAAGTTTGAGGTTATGGGGTTGATGTATCATACTAAGCACCTTGAAGAAAGATTCGGTGTCGGACCACACACGATATCTTTTCCTAGGGTTGAGCCTGCATTCAACACTCCTCTCGCTGAAACTCCTCCTCATCCTGTGAGTGATGAGGCTTTCAAGCGTGTGATAGCTATCATAAGGTTGTCCGTGCCATACACGGGTCTCATACTGACCGCTCGGGAACGCCCAGAGGTAAGACGTGAGGGACTGAAACTTGGAGTTTCTCAAATTGATGCTGGATCGAGCATTGGTGTCGGTTCTTACTCTCAACAAGATCCCGAGATCGTAAAAAAGAGTCAGTTCATCCTCGGGGACACTAGGAGTTTGGACGAAGTAATAAAAGAGCTCTCGCAGAACGGTCATATCCCTTCTTTCTGTACGGCGTGCTATCGGGCTGGAAGGACAGGCCAACACTTCATGGAATTCGCGATACCTGGCTTTGTGAGGGAATTTTGCACTCCAAATGCTATTTTGACGTTCAAGGAGTACTTACTCGATTACGCTTCTGAAGAGACTAAAAAGATCGGCGAAGAGTTGATCAAAAATGAATTGGATAGAATGCCACCCGAAAGAAAAAAGATATTGGAAAAACTCTTGGTTCGTTTAGAAACAGGAGAACGTGATGTCAGACTGTGA
- a CDS encoding iron-only hydrogenase system regulator has product MLERLYIVNIIVEDRQTAYKPVNELLHDFADLIRLRVGYPVPEENIAIILLVVKATNDEVGSLTGKLGQIKSVRVKSTVIK; this is encoded by the coding sequence ATTTTGGAGCGTTTGTACATAGTGAACATCATAGTTGAAGATAGGCAAACAGCTTACAAACCTGTCAATGAACTTTTACACGATTTTGCCGACCTCATAAGACTGAGGGTGGGCTATCCCGTGCCAGAAGAGAATATAGCGATCATTTTGTTGGTCGTGAAAGCCACTAATGACGAGGTAGGTAGCTTGACGGGTAAACTGGGACAGATCAAGAGCGTGCGTGTGAAGAGCACGGTCATAAAGTGA
- the hydE gene encoding [FeFe] hydrogenase H-cluster radical SAM maturase HydE has translation MFGVLQKILRHPEAVTVEEVAWIISNEELNEQLFSLADEVRRKYLGDEVFLRGIIEFSNYCRNDCLYCGIRASNKNVERYRMSLEEIYERAKIIASMNIKTIVLQSGEDPYYTKQMIADLIERIKKLNVAITLSIGERDFEEYRIWKEAGADRYLMRHETADEELYARLHPNDSFQSRVEHLKQLKRLGYETGAGSMVGLPDQTDLSLAKDVLFVYQLDADMVGIGPFIPHPGTPLGNSKAGDLIKTLKLISLTRLFLPDANIPATTALGTIHPQGRQLALKCGANVIMPNFTPSPYRAQYALYPNKICIFENDTACGQCTRKLVENTGYRVSEDFGYRRKIYERSSCGL, from the coding sequence GTGTTCGGGGTTTTACAAAAGATTTTAAGACATCCGGAAGCGGTAACAGTTGAAGAGGTAGCGTGGATAATCAGTAACGAAGAACTGAACGAACAGTTATTCTCTCTCGCTGATGAAGTGAGAAGAAAGTATTTGGGTGATGAAGTGTTTTTGAGAGGTATCATTGAGTTTTCGAATTACTGCAGGAATGATTGCCTCTATTGTGGTATTAGAGCCTCAAATAAAAACGTTGAACGTTACAGAATGAGTCTTGAAGAGATCTATGAAAGAGCCAAGATCATAGCAAGCATGAACATTAAAACGATCGTGCTCCAGTCTGGAGAGGATCCGTATTACACAAAGCAAATGATAGCAGATCTCATAGAAAGGATTAAAAAATTGAACGTTGCTATAACTTTGAGCATAGGTGAGAGGGATTTTGAAGAGTACAGGATTTGGAAAGAGGCCGGTGCCGACAGATATTTGATGAGGCATGAGACTGCCGATGAGGAACTTTACGCAAGACTTCATCCTAACGATTCATTCCAATCGAGAGTGGAACACTTGAAACAGCTCAAAAGACTTGGTTACGAAACGGGTGCTGGTTCCATGGTTGGATTACCAGATCAAACTGATCTTTCGTTGGCGAAAGATGTTTTGTTCGTATACCAGCTCGATGCAGATATGGTTGGAATAGGTCCATTCATACCTCATCCGGGTACCCCTCTTGGAAACTCAAAAGCTGGAGATCTCATCAAGACTTTGAAACTGATATCACTTACAAGATTGTTTTTACCGGATGCAAATATTCCCGCAACAACAGCGTTGGGGACCATACATCCTCAGGGGAGACAGCTCGCTTTGAAGTGTGGCGCTAACGTTATCATGCCTAATTTCACTCCTTCGCCTTATCGTGCTCAGTACGCACTGTATCCAAACAAAATATGTATCTTCGAGAATGACACAGCTTGCGGTCAGTGCACGAGAAAGTTGGTGGAGAACACCGGTTATAGGGTGAGTGAAGATTTTGGATATAGGAGGAAAATCTATGAACGTTCCTCATGCGGGCTTTAG
- the yihA gene encoding ribosome biogenesis GTP-binding protein YihA/YsxC translates to MFIKDVRFLLSVHRIEQFPEPLQGEVCFAGRSNVGKSTLLNVLSRKKLARVSKMPGKTRTINFYVVNEKYYFVDLPGYGFALVSRHERQQWKKLIESYFSLRKDYIKLSVLLVDSRLPVQESDKIFVEYCKYYGLKSLIVLSKTDKLSDHMVKKVVQYFSDEFRSEVIAYSAVTKRGVNEIVEKIANALE, encoded by the coding sequence ATGTTTATAAAAGACGTTCGCTTTTTATTGAGCGTTCACAGAATCGAGCAATTTCCAGAGCCTCTTCAAGGTGAAGTTTGCTTCGCTGGAAGATCCAACGTGGGCAAATCGACACTTTTGAACGTTTTGTCCAGAAAGAAACTCGCTAGAGTGAGTAAAATGCCGGGCAAAACGAGGACCATCAATTTCTACGTGGTGAATGAAAAATACTACTTTGTGGACCTTCCTGGTTATGGATTTGCTCTGGTTTCGAGGCACGAAAGACAACAGTGGAAGAAACTCATTGAAAGTTATTTTTCACTCAGAAAAGATTACATCAAGCTGAGCGTACTTCTCGTTGACAGTCGACTTCCCGTTCAAGAAAGTGATAAAATCTTCGTTGAATATTGCAAGTATTACGGTTTGAAATCACTCATTGTTCTAAGTAAAACTGACAAGTTGAGCGATCACATGGTGAAAAAAGTGGTACAATACTTTTCAGATGAATTTAGGAGCGAAGTCATAGCCTATTCAGCTGTAACAAAAAGGGGAGTCAACGAAATCGTTGAAAAAATAGCGAATGCTTTAGAGTGA
- the tsaE gene encoding tRNA (adenosine(37)-N6)-threonylcarbamoyltransferase complex ATPase subunit type 1 TsaE, with amino-acid sequence MRKFLGCFDEKTFAKFAQIFSSFVRPGMVVLLIGELGTGKTTFVKQCATGLGIDPNRVRSPTFSLINVYEGDVKIFHVDLYRLNKDLEVVMEIEEIIERKDSVIFVEWADRLQSFWIGWEIKLMFDFCDAGRTITIESENEQLISQLQERWSEFAQV; translated from the coding sequence ATGAGAAAGTTTCTTGGCTGTTTTGATGAAAAAACGTTTGCCAAATTCGCACAAATATTCTCATCCTTTGTTCGACCAGGTATGGTGGTCTTACTCATCGGGGAACTTGGAACCGGTAAAACCACCTTCGTGAAACAGTGCGCGACTGGCTTGGGAATAGATCCAAATCGAGTGAGGAGTCCAACCTTCTCATTGATCAACGTTTATGAAGGTGACGTTAAAATTTTTCACGTTGATCTATATCGATTGAACAAAGATTTAGAAGTTGTAATGGAAATCGAAGAAATTATCGAACGCAAAGATAGCGTGATCTTCGTTGAATGGGCTGACAGACTCCAAAGTTTCTGGATTGGTTGGGAAATCAAATTGATGTTCGATTTCTGCGACGCAGGGAGAACCATCACAATTGAGTCAGAAAACGAACAGCTTATATCACAGTTGCAGGAGAGGTGGTCAGAATTTGCGCAAGTTTGA
- a CDS encoding aldo/keto reductase encodes MEYRKVGKWGLKISELSLGSWITFGNQLDLESAKTLVKKAFDSGVNFFDTAEAYAGGIAESMLGEIFKSFRRSDLVISTKIFWGGNGPNDRGLSRKHLLEGTWASLKRLQLNYVDILYCHRPDPEVPMEEIVWTMDQILRAGLALYWGTSEWSAEQIESAQETAKRLNCIPPIVEQPQYNLLVRNRVEKEYAPLYEKYGMGLTTFSPLASGLLSGKYLEGIPVDSRLAKYEFLKKRFEETGLLSEKTFSKLLKLRDLAKELGCTLAQLSIAWILKNKNVSSVILGVSKPEQFDENIKSVEIKEKLTEDVMKQIETILAS; translated from the coding sequence ATGGAATACAGGAAAGTTGGAAAATGGGGGCTGAAAATCAGTGAACTTTCCTTGGGAAGCTGGATCACGTTCGGAAACCAGCTCGATCTCGAATCAGCGAAGACTCTTGTCAAGAAGGCTTTCGATAGTGGTGTGAATTTCTTCGATACGGCGGAAGCATACGCTGGCGGTATAGCAGAATCCATGCTCGGAGAGATATTCAAATCTTTCAGAAGATCCGATTTGGTTATATCAACAAAAATTTTCTGGGGTGGCAATGGCCCTAACGATAGAGGACTCTCCAGGAAACATCTTTTGGAAGGTACCTGGGCGTCATTGAAGCGCCTTCAACTCAATTACGTTGATATACTGTACTGTCACAGGCCTGATCCTGAAGTACCCATGGAAGAAATTGTCTGGACAATGGATCAGATACTCAGAGCAGGCCTCGCGCTGTATTGGGGTACATCCGAATGGAGTGCAGAGCAAATAGAATCGGCACAAGAAACAGCAAAAAGGCTCAACTGTATTCCTCCGATCGTTGAGCAACCACAATACAATCTGTTGGTGAGAAACAGGGTGGAAAAAGAATACGCACCTCTTTACGAAAAATATGGTATGGGCCTAACAACTTTTAGTCCCCTCGCATCGGGGTTACTGAGTGGTAAGTATCTAGAGGGTATCCCAGTTGATTCTCGCCTCGCAAAATACGAATTTTTGAAAAAAAGATTCGAAGAGACCGGTTTACTGAGTGAGAAAACGTTCTCGAAACTGCTGAAGCTCAGAGATTTGGCAAAAGAACTTGGTTGCACACTCGCTCAACTCTCAATCGCGTGGATTTTGAAAAATAAGAACGTTTCTAGCGTCATATTGGGTGTTTCAAAACCAGAACAGTTCGACGAAAACATCAAATCAGTAGAAATCAAAGAAAAACTAACGGAGGATGTAATGAAACAGATTGAAACTATACTTGCTTCCTAA
- a CDS encoding HD-GYP domain-containing protein, translated as MRRSFLIYSLLLFALYLIFLIVLFRVSSTRLNWTFFLFLATGLASEVIGFRVQTNTKPQVRLTGGMLVNVFAAVVLRNILAVIIASFSVIFSGLFLVKSKRFTSYLFNVSQIGLSTSLVVWMYNVFKTENIVANMWLVLLLGFFYMLLNAVQSTFAIYFNANTSILGSLKLAIRSPLLSATLMLPLAAVSYLLYELAGISAIPLVFAILAAVQIGNMFRNEYEQSKLDKLKLMVKSLEMRDSYTSGHSERASQLAYDIGKTLGLSERLCERIKMACMLHDVGKIGIPDYILGKPEKLSDVEFDIIKTHSVKSEELLKSVKGLKEEAKWVRHHHERWDGLGYPDNLAGEEIPLPSRIIAIADIYEALTSDRPYRKAYTKQEAIEMIKQMSGTVLDPKVVDAFLKVIDADHSGSGREKVQG; from the coding sequence GTGAGAAGATCTTTTCTCATATATTCGTTGTTGCTTTTTGCACTCTATTTGATCTTCCTGATAGTTCTGTTTCGAGTGAGCTCCACAAGATTGAATTGGACCTTCTTTTTGTTCCTCGCTACAGGTCTTGCTTCTGAAGTTATTGGCTTTAGAGTGCAGACTAACACGAAACCTCAAGTGAGACTGACTGGTGGCATGCTTGTGAATGTATTCGCAGCGGTGGTTCTTCGTAATATCCTTGCCGTCATTATTGCCTCCTTCTCCGTGATTTTTTCTGGGTTGTTCTTAGTGAAAAGCAAGCGTTTTACGAGTTATCTTTTCAATGTATCACAGATAGGATTGAGCACGTCTCTAGTGGTATGGATGTACAATGTTTTTAAGACAGAGAACATTGTTGCTAACATGTGGCTCGTTCTTCTTTTGGGATTTTTTTACATGCTTTTGAACGCTGTTCAATCAACATTTGCAATATATTTCAATGCCAACACCAGCATCCTTGGGAGCCTCAAACTCGCGATTCGTTCTCCACTCTTGAGCGCGACTCTCATGCTCCCACTCGCTGCCGTTTCTTATTTACTTTATGAGTTAGCCGGAATTTCTGCGATACCTTTGGTTTTTGCAATACTCGCTGCCGTGCAGATCGGAAATATGTTTAGAAACGAGTATGAGCAATCAAAGCTGGATAAGCTTAAACTCATGGTGAAGAGCCTTGAAATGAGAGATTCATACACCAGTGGTCACAGCGAGAGAGCCTCCCAACTCGCTTATGATATAGGAAAAACTCTGGGGCTCAGTGAAAGACTGTGCGAGAGAATCAAAATGGCATGCATGCTACACGATGTCGGTAAGATTGGCATACCTGATTACATACTCGGAAAGCCTGAAAAACTTTCAGATGTCGAATTCGATATCATCAAAACACACTCGGTGAAGTCTGAAGAGTTACTCAAAAGCGTGAAGGGTTTGAAAGAGGAAGCCAAATGGGTGAGACACCATCATGAAAGATGGGATGGTTTAGGTTATCCAGACAATTTAGCTGGGGAGGAAATCCCATTACCTTCCAGGATCATCGCTATAGCGGATATATACGAAGCTCTCACGAGTGACAGACCTTACCGGAAGGCTTATACGAAACAGGAAGCAATTGAGATGATCAAACAAATGAGTGGAACTGTTCTCGATCCAAAAGTGGTGGATGCTTTCCTCAAAGTTATTGATGCAGACCATTCCGGAAGCGGAAGAGAGAAAGTACAAGGTTAA